From the Jilunia laotingensis genome, the window AAAGGGCAACTCGAAGCTACTGAAAAAGACAAAGCGCATTACTTTTGGCATAGCTTCTGGTTGTTACTTCGCAAAACAGACCGGACCGTAATAGGAGCAACAGATTTTAAAGATGTTCCAAATGCAAATGGCGAGGTTGAAATCGGGTATGGCATAGGAAAAGCTTTTGAACACAATGGATACATGACTGAGGCCGTAGAATCCATGTGCAAATGGGCATTAAGACAAAAGAATGTTCTAAATATCATTGCTGAAACAGATATTGACAATCAAGCATCTCAAAATATTCTTGAACGATGTGGATTTATAAAGTACAAAGAAGAGGAAACTATTTGGTGGAGACTATGAATTGAATGGTTGCTTCATTTTCTCTTTTTACCAAAACTTGTTGTGTTCAACACTGTATTCGAACCCTGCGGCTCCCAATTGTCTGATAATATCTTCTTTATTCAAATTCAAATCATCACATAATTCATCCAAAGAATTATAATTGTCACGAAGTTTCATATTAATAACGCTAAATAGCATCATTGTATCTTTAGGTAATTCCATACAAAAAATGATATAAAAGAATTGGGCTGCAAAGATATAGTTTTTTTCGATCTCATCAGCAAGATATCAATTTCAAAAGAATACTTTTTTCCTTAACCATTCGTTTCTAATAACTTAATTAATGCATCTCTCTGAATCGAATATTCATTGCTCTCCTTTTGGACATATTGAAGTAACCGAAGCCCGTCCTGACGAAGTTTGGATTTTTGTAGAAGTTCAGTATTTTCCATTTCATCCGAAATATTTAACAGGGTCATTGCTGCAAGCTCTATTTTCCCTATCTTATTACTATCCCCGTTATACCGCTCTATCAATTCCTGCATATCCATACAAATCAATTGTTCGGACGGTATGCCTAAAATTTGCCTAGTTAGACAGTCATATTCTGTCCATTCTTGTTTCCTTATCTTTTTCTTATTTAATATCGCATTGACAATTAGAGAAATAATCTCCTGAATCATTCGTATCAGATAATCTTGTTTAATCATAAATCTTCTTCCTCAATATATTAGTTCCTATTATAATGACAGCAGAGCAACAAAACTAATGAATATTTCTGAGATTATCTTTGTATTATGGATAAAAAGACCGATAAAGATTACTCTTTATACCGTTACTTTTTTGAAGAAGTATAGGCAATCGAACCTTTTTATTTAAATAATAATTGTATTTCGAGAAAAAAAAGATATTTTTGTCTGTCGAAGAAGAGAACAACAGAAAAAATGCAAGAATGAAATCACTGCTTCCCCTTATTTATATTATATGTTTTCATATTATTTTTCTTTCAGCCTGTACTGATAAAAGGCATCAGCTACATTCTGAACTCTTCTATATAGAATCTTTATCTGACGAAAAACCGGACAGCGCAGCAATACTATTACACCAATTCGCCATTGAAAACAGGGGATTATCCCAAGCCGATGAAGCCTATTATAACTTATTACAAACTAAGACCAATATACTTTTAAAGGCATCTCCTTCCGACTCCATTATTAATACCGTCATTAACTATTATGAGAACAATGAGGATGAACACAAATTGGCACTTGCCTATTATTACAAATCTCAAATCAGCATGTCCTTGGAAGCTGACTCGATCGCAATGGTATACATCTTGAAAACCATCGACAAAGTAAAAACGACAAATAACTTTCAACTGCTATCCAATGCTTATAATCATCTCGGATTTATTTATCTAATGCAGAACCTGCCATCAAATGCTCTTCAAGCTTTTAAAAAAGCCTATGAATACACTGATCAATTACCACGCAAGTATCTCAATAAACCTAAATATTTAAGAAATATAGCACGGGCATACAATTTGAAAGATCTTCTCTCCCACAATTCAGATAAACATGCATATAGGGATAGTGCCATATTATTTTATAATAAAGCTATCAGCCTTCAAACAGATAGCACCCCTAAAAATACTTCATTATCCATTTATAGGGAACTATCCACCATTTACATGTTTGATAACAATTTCACCAAATCCTTTGAATATCTGGAAGCCAGCCTTGATTCAAACAAATTGCAAGAGTATTTTGATAAAAAAGCAGGTATTTTCTTGAGAATGGGACAATTTGATTCGGCAAGTTTTTATGTACAAAAGTGCATGACAGATTCGGGATTGTATGATCGGTATACAATGTATGATAAACTATTAAAAATAGAGAAAAAGAAAAACAATCCTCAGACAGCTCTGGAATATGCAGATTCATTGCTTATCCTAAGCGACAGCATGATCGCACGCACGATGCCCGAGGAGATGATAGAAATTCAGAAGAAGTACAATGAAGAAAAACTGCGTGCTGAAAAAGCCAGTATAGAAATAAAATATGAGAAGGAGAAATCCCATTCATTACTCATTTCATTCATTGTGGTCGTCCTATTGTTTTTGAGTACATACATCTATATATACAGTTATTTTAAGAAAAAGAAATTACAGCAATCTTTATTGAGACAAAGAAATGAATTGCTGCTATTGAACCAAAAGGCACGGCAGTGGAACACGCAGGTCCAATTAAGTCAAAAGAAAATTCACCAACTGGAAGATGAGAAGAAACAGATAGAATCCGACCTGCACATCATAGCAAATGAAAAGGAACTCATCCTGAAAGAGAAAGACGAGGAATTGGAACTGTATCGGAAACAAGAAAGCGATTTGCAGACTCAAAAAGCAAAATACGAAGAATTATGCTACGTGGAATTCAAGAAGCAATTTTTATCCGTTCCCCTCTACCGAAAAATTCCCGCTTTCGGTATCGAAAGAGTAGTAACGGAAAAGTTAAGTGTCCATTCTCAGGAGCAGCTAATGAGCATAATGGACGAGATATGTTACAGTTTCGCATCCCGATTGCACGTACTTCTTCAAGAATCCACTGAAAAGACCTGCCTCTGTTGCCTGATACGTCTGGAAGTAAAACCGAGATATATCATGGTATTATGCGATCTCAGCAAAGAAGCTTATTATAAACAATGCCAGAGAATCGCAGAAAGTCTGATAGGCAAAAGTAGCGCCTCCGCATTGAGAGAATATCTCAGTTCCTTCTAAAACCACTGTTTTAGGGCTAAAATGTCCACCAACTTTTTTACAAAAGTATATTAAGTTACTCGTAGTAAAACGATTAGCTAACACATTTTTTATTTTTATGTCCACTTTTGCTATGGTAACGACCACTAATTTTGTGTCCAGACATTCCAACAAAATTAATCTAATTTAAAATTAAATGCGTATGAAGACAAGATTATTACTCTCATTGTGCTTAGTGCTTACACTATCCTTTCAGGCTCATGCACAATTTAAAGTACAAAAGGGGAAAACGGCAAACACTGTTGCAAAAGCAGCTGAAAGCAGTGACAAGAAATTACTTTATTCTCTTTGCGGAGAAATGTCCGGAGCAGCAATTGGTAAAGAGCAGGATTGGGAACAAAGATTTTATATTCGTATCCCTGCCAAACAATGGAAAGGCTGTAAGATCACTAATGTAGAAATCGGATTAGGTTTTGACGTAGGAAAAGACAGCTATGTATTTATCAGTAAAGATGTAGAAAAAGAGCCGGTCGTGAAACAATATTTCCAATGCGACACCATTGTTCCTCCTCCATATGAAGAAGATGATGAAAGAGAAATTATCGGTTGGAAAAATGTTCCCTTGGACGAAGCTTATGTTATTGATTCTGATGACGACCTATATATAGGTTGGTACACAGTTCAAGTCGATTTCTGGTACGGTCCTTGTGCTATCGATTGGGATGACCCTGCATCCAATGGTAATTTAGGTAGTCTTCGTCGCGTCGGTAAAGAAAAGTGGACATACGTCCAACTTGAACATAATCCGCTAATCCGAGTAACAGTTGAAGGTGATAACATCCCACAAAACCATCTTCGGACAATATACTATTCCGCAGATGAATTATACTACAAACCGGGTGAAACCGTTTACGTCGAAACCACTATCAAGAATGAAGGAGCCCTTCCTGTCACTTCTTTTGAAGTCACTTATCAAATGAACCAAGATGCACCGGTAACAAAACAGATAACCGATGTCAACCTTGAGCCTATGGAGGTATATGATTACGTAGTGGAAGCTCCTGTAAATGACGAGGGAAAGGGAAATCTCAAGGTGACGTTATCCAATCCGAACGGAAAACCGGATGATTTCATAGAAAGTACTACCACCCTTATCAACTCCTTCGGATGCCTGGCTAAAGGATTGCAGAAAAATGTAATAGTAGAAGAGATCGTAAGTACTAAAGAAGATAAATGTCCGGAAGCAACAAAAATAATTATGGACGCAATTGATAAATGCGACCGAAAAGAAAATGTCATCTTCATACAAAACCATGCAATAGCTAAAGATGAATATAAAATCAAAGGATATTCTTGGTTCAATGAAATTTTCCCTATTTCCCCATTTATTCCGGCAGTAAATATCGATCATAAATCAGCTATCCCCGGAACATTAATGCCTGCTGATGAAAACGAGACAACACAAGCTACTTCAGAAATGTTCCTAGTTGATGAGAATTTCGGAAAATATTTGGAAACTTGTCTGGATGAAGAAGATGTCTATTTTTCATTAGATATGGATTGCGAACCCATATATGACGAAGTAATTGGCCAAAACGTATTACAGATAAAGATAGACGCAAAACCCGCCATAGAAGGATTATTCCCCGATATCTACCAATCCAGTATGGCTCTTCTGCTTATAGAGGATAAGGTTGTCGGGCAACAAGCCGGTGCCGACGGTGAATATATCCACAACGGCATACCAAGAGCATTCATCAATGACGAGAATCCTGATGTTGCATATTTAGGAGACGAAATCAAAATCCCACGCAACGGGCAGCTAATTGAAGCTACGTATCCCATCCCCGATAAAACATGGAACATGGATAATTTAAAATTAGTTTGTTATATTGTGGATGCAAATATGGATGTTAGAAATGCTGTTGCATGTCCGGTTAAACCTATTGAGCAGGGAGTGAAAAAGGAAACAGTTGAAAACGATTTCGCGATTAACTGCAAGGACGGTACTTTGCATATTGACGGAAATTTTGATAAAGCCAGAATTTTCTCAATCAGTGGACAAACACTAATGGAAACAAACGATACTAACATAAATGTCTCAAGATTGGAAAAAGGCATTTATTGTATACTCATCCAAAAGGACAATCGCTTCGTATCCAAAAAGTTTATAATCCAATAACACAAATCTGATACAACAAGTAAGAGTTCGGTATAATTCAATTGGAAACAAAAAAACAACCGTTTTTATCATATTCCAAAGTTATATCGAACTCTAATTAAATTAATCCAACTTTATTTATTCACATATGAAGAAGCTTTATTTACTGCCACTGATTATTTGCCTGCTATTATTGCAAAATGTGGCATTTGCACAAAATAATCCATTGATGAAAAGTCCATTACAAACGGATGTAAGGCAAGCACAGGCACGTAGTGCCGAATCATCGGTTCAGTTAGGTTATTGTGATGATGTGATAGCGAGCAGTGTCGGGCTTGGGAAAGGTATTACACTTTCCGGTGCCATCTACATTACTCCAGAACAAGCCATACTCTATAAGAATGATCAGATAAAAAGCATCCACGTCGGATTATCTAGCAAATTAACAAAGCTTTCCGTGTTTATCACCCAAGACCTGAATGGAACGAATCTGGTAAAGCAATATGTTGGAACCACCCCCGAGGGATGGAAGGATGTTAATTTGAACACCCCTTATACAATTACTGGTGAAGGATTTTACATCGGATACATCTGTACAGGAGACAACCAGATTGGCTTGTCAAATCTTAAATCGGAATATGGCACATATGTTGAAATTAGTGGAAAATGGCAAGACTATTCAGAACGATGGGGTTCGTTGTGCATTCGTGTAGATGTAGAAGGTGACAATATGCCCAATGACCTTAGTTTGATAAGTATTGAGAACAGTATACCAAAAGCCGGTGAAAGCTTTACTCTGACAGGCGTTGTGAAAAGTATGACTACCGTCCCGGTGACAAGCTATGAGATAAAATATACTATAGGCGAAGAAACATATGCACCACAAACATTTGAAACGGTATTGAAAGCAAACATGCTGGATACCTTCCAAATTGAAGTTCCGCCATTGAGTGAAAATGGAGAATATGCATTGCAGATTGCCATATCAAAAGTAAATGGGAAAGCAGACGATTATGAAGGAAATAGTATAATACAGAGTATTGTGAAATATAAGGAGAATGTCTATCCTTATAAAGTAGTAGTAGAAGAAGGCACAGCCACTTGGTGCGGTTTTTGTCCTCGCGGTATTGTGGGAGTGCGGGAAATGAAAAAGAAATACCCGGATTCATTTATCGGAATTGCAGTGCATAGGGACGATCCATTAGAACCCACCAGCTATTCCCCCCTTTTCGATAATGGTATCTTGGTTGGTTTTCCCAAGTGTATCGTCAATCGAAAGACTAAGCATGTCTTTGACCCGACATTCAGTAATTTAGAAGAAGCTTATTTAGAGGAAATAGATAAAGGTGCTGATGTGGGGATTACTGTTACTGCCCAATATACTTCAGAAGCCCAAGAGGTTGTAGCAATAAATACCCAAACAGAATTTGGCTATTCTGCTGAAAATGCAACTTATAGTATCGCATTTGTTGTCACAGAAAACGAGGTCACAGGCTACAAACAGCAAAACTATTACGCAGGAGGCGAGCGCGGAGCTATGGGTGGCTTTGAAGATTTACCACCTCTGGTCAATATAGTTTATGATGATATCGCACGCGGTATCTACCAATCGTATGCCGGTACGTTAAATAGCCTGCCAACCACAATTGTCAAAGGAGAAACTTATACCTACTCATATGAATTGACGTTACCCGCTGAAATTAAAAATAAAGGGAATCTTGAGATTATAGCATTGCTGATTGATTCTACGACCAAGGAAATTGTAAACGCTGACAAAGTGAAATTAACAGCTTTGACTGATGTCGAACAGGTTCGAGAATGCTCTGATATCAATGTATTTGCCGAAGATGGCATCATTAAAGTTAATGGAGACTATGACTCCATGCAAGTATATACCACCGAAGGCATGGAAATTGCTAATTTACAGCTATATTCAGGAATTTACCTAGTTAGAGTAGTGGTTGGCAATCACATTTACATAAAGAAGATAGCATTATAAACAAATTATAATCTTTACCCGCATGCGAAATAAAAAAATGAAGAAGCTTTATTTATTGTCACTAATCAGTTGCCTGTCGCTATTGCAAGGTGTGGCATTTGCACAATCTCCATGGAGTCCGTTGTGTATTCGTGCAGGAATAGAAGATGATGATATGCCTGACAACCTTAATCTGATTAGTATTGAGGACTGCAAGGTAAAAACTGGTGAAAGTTTCACCCTAACGGGAGTGGTAAAGAGCATGACTGCTATTCCAGTGACAAGCTACGAAATAAAATACGTTGTAGGGGATAGAGAAGGGGGTTCACAAACTTTTGAAACGGCATTGAACATAAATATGCTGGATACTTTCCGGATTGAAGTTCCGGCTATTTATGAAAATGGAGAATATACCATGCAGGCTGATATATCAAAAGTTAATGGAAAGGCAGTGGATCATGAAGGAAACAATGCAAAACAGAGCATAGTGATATGTAAGGAATTTATCTTCCCTTATAAAGTAGTAGTTGAAGAAGGTACAGGTACTTGGTGCGGTTGGTGTCCTATGGGCATAGTAAGCATGCGGGAAATGAAAAAGAAATACCCGGATTCATTTATCGGAATTGCAGCCCATTACAACGATCCGTTAATGCCTAATAGTTATTCCCCCATTTTTGATTACTTCATTAATTTCCCCAGTTGTATCGTAAACCGGAATAAAAAACTTGTCTTTAGTCCATCATTCGAAAAATTAGAAGAAGCTTTTCTAAGTAAATTAGATAAAGGGACTGATGCTGGCATTACTGTTACGGCCCGATATACTTCGGATGCTCAAAAAACAGTTGAGGTAAATGCTAATACAATGTTCGACCATTCAATGGGAAATGCAGCATACAGCATAGCATTTGTTGTTCTCGAAAATGGAGTTACAGGCTACAAACAAACCAACGCTTATGCGGGAGGGAGAAATGGAAAAATGGGAGGTTTTGAGAATTTACCTGGCTCAGTCAAAATGGATTTTGATGATGTAGCACGCGGAATTTATAAATCGTATACCGGCACATTGAAAAGTGTACCGACTCAGATTATTAAAGGAGAAGCTTATACTTATACATACGAACTTACTTTGCCTGATGAAATTCAGAATAAGGGGAATCTGGAAATTGTAGCATTGTTAATTAAGTCTACTACGAAAGAAATTGTAAATGCAGACAAAGTGAAATTAATAGCCTTGACTGATGTCGAGCAAGTCCAAGAACACTCTGATATAAGTGTATTTGCTGAAGATGGTATCATTAAAATTAATGGAGACTATGACTCCATGCAGATATATACTACCGAAGGTAAGGAAATTGCTAATTCACAACTTAATTCAAGAGTTTATCTGGTAAGGATTGTAGCTGGAAACCACATTTACATAAAAAAGATAGCATTATAAAACAGTTAGAATCTTTGCCAATATAAAAGACAAAAAGGATTGTTAACTAAATAAGCAGAGTAGGATACATTTTAATTCAACAAAAGAAAATAGACTCTAAAAAACGTCCTAATGACAAGGGGATATGCCAAAACAGCCATATCCCCTTTTTTTATACACAAAGCTCGCGAAAGATAAACTTCCAGGCAGAGGATGAATCAAAGACAGAAAGCGGAAGTAAGGACAATGTATGCCGGAGCAATACTTATGTCATCTTGATAGTTCCCCCCTCAACAGTCATACAACCTAAAGACACTTACAGTCAATAAGAACTTATGTACCATGTTTGTTCTGCTGTTTTCAATATTGGCAAGAAACACAATGATATTGTAAGTTTCTTATTTCAAGTCTTTCCTCTCTATTTTCCTTCCGGAGAAAGTGTATTAGCAAAGAAAGTGCCGGGATTAGAAAAGGCAAAAAAGAAGGGAAAAAGAAAACGAGTCAAAACAAGCACACAAGTACTATCATTGAACTATAGTCCAATATAAGGTTATCATTCGACATATATTTATCAGAAATCACCTATTCTATAATAGAATTTCAAAGAGAATGACTACCTTTGTATATAAAAAATACATCATAGAACATATGAATAAAGATATAAATCGTTTGAAGGTAGTTTTAGCAGAGAAAAAACGTTCCAATAAATGGTTAGCAGAACAACTAGGAAAGGATCCTGGAACAGTGTCTAAGTGGTGTACAAACACTATGCAGCCTAATTTAGAAACGCTTGTCAAAATAGCAGAGTGTTTAGGTGTAGACATAAAAGATTTACTTTGGTCAATTAAAAATGATAAGTGAAAGAATACAGAAATCAATGAAGAAGAAATATAAAGGAATAGATTTATTTTGTGGTATAGGTGGTTTTAGACTTGCTATGAACAGCAATCAAGTGGAATGTGTATTCTCGTCTGATAATGACAAGTTCGCACAACAAACCTACGAGGCGAATTTTCATGAAGT encodes:
- a CDS encoding GNAT family N-acetyltransferase, giving the protein MIIQTRRLELIPLTLHQLKLWIEDMHALEKELNCTYQGEPMVGLFLNIAKGQLEATEKDKAHYFWHSFWLLLRKTDRTVIGATDFKDVPNANGEVEIGYGIGKAFEHNGYMTEAVESMCKWALRQKNVLNIIAETDIDNQASQNILERCGFIKYKEEETIWWRL
- a CDS encoding DUF4250 domain-containing protein, giving the protein MELPKDTMMLFSVINMKLRDNYNSLDELCDDLNLNKEDIIRQLGAAGFEYSVEHNKFW
- a CDS encoding tetratricopeptide repeat protein, with translation MKSLLPLIYIICFHIIFLSACTDKRHQLHSELFYIESLSDEKPDSAAILLHQFAIENRGLSQADEAYYNLLQTKTNILLKASPSDSIINTVINYYENNEDEHKLALAYYYKSQISMSLEADSIAMVYILKTIDKVKTTNNFQLLSNAYNHLGFIYLMQNLPSNALQAFKKAYEYTDQLPRKYLNKPKYLRNIARAYNLKDLLSHNSDKHAYRDSAILFYNKAISLQTDSTPKNTSLSIYRELSTIYMFDNNFTKSFEYLEASLDSNKLQEYFDKKAGIFLRMGQFDSASFYVQKCMTDSGLYDRYTMYDKLLKIEKKKNNPQTALEYADSLLILSDSMIARTMPEEMIEIQKKYNEEKLRAEKASIEIKYEKEKSHSLLISFIVVVLLFLSTYIYIYSYFKKKKLQQSLLRQRNELLLLNQKARQWNTQVQLSQKKIHQLEDEKKQIESDLHIIANEKELILKEKDEELELYRKQESDLQTQKAKYEELCYVEFKKQFLSVPLYRKIPAFGIERVVTEKLSVHSQEQLMSIMDEICYSFASRLHVLLQESTEKTCLCCLIRLEVKPRYIMVLCDLSKEAYYKQCQRIAESLIGKSSASALREYLSSF
- a CDS encoding Omp28-related outer membrane protein codes for the protein MKTRLLLSLCLVLTLSFQAHAQFKVQKGKTANTVAKAAESSDKKLLYSLCGEMSGAAIGKEQDWEQRFYIRIPAKQWKGCKITNVEIGLGFDVGKDSYVFISKDVEKEPVVKQYFQCDTIVPPPYEEDDEREIIGWKNVPLDEAYVIDSDDDLYIGWYTVQVDFWYGPCAIDWDDPASNGNLGSLRRVGKEKWTYVQLEHNPLIRVTVEGDNIPQNHLRTIYYSADELYYKPGETVYVETTIKNEGALPVTSFEVTYQMNQDAPVTKQITDVNLEPMEVYDYVVEAPVNDEGKGNLKVTLSNPNGKPDDFIESTTTLINSFGCLAKGLQKNVIVEEIVSTKEDKCPEATKIIMDAIDKCDRKENVIFIQNHAIAKDEYKIKGYSWFNEIFPISPFIPAVNIDHKSAIPGTLMPADENETTQATSEMFLVDENFGKYLETCLDEEDVYFSLDMDCEPIYDEVIGQNVLQIKIDAKPAIEGLFPDIYQSSMALLLIEDKVVGQQAGADGEYIHNGIPRAFINDENPDVAYLGDEIKIPRNGQLIEATYPIPDKTWNMDNLKLVCYIVDANMDVRNAVACPVKPIEQGVKKETVENDFAINCKDGTLHIDGNFDKARIFSISGQTLMETNDTNINVSRLEKGIYCILIQKDNRFVSKKFIIQ
- a CDS encoding Omp28-related outer membrane protein; translation: MKKLYLLPLIICLLLLQNVAFAQNNPLMKSPLQTDVRQAQARSAESSVQLGYCDDVIASSVGLGKGITLSGAIYITPEQAILYKNDQIKSIHVGLSSKLTKLSVFITQDLNGTNLVKQYVGTTPEGWKDVNLNTPYTITGEGFYIGYICTGDNQIGLSNLKSEYGTYVEISGKWQDYSERWGSLCIRVDVEGDNMPNDLSLISIENSIPKAGESFTLTGVVKSMTTVPVTSYEIKYTIGEETYAPQTFETVLKANMLDTFQIEVPPLSENGEYALQIAISKVNGKADDYEGNSIIQSIVKYKENVYPYKVVVEEGTATWCGFCPRGIVGVREMKKKYPDSFIGIAVHRDDPLEPTSYSPLFDNGILVGFPKCIVNRKTKHVFDPTFSNLEEAYLEEIDKGADVGITVTAQYTSEAQEVVAINTQTEFGYSAENATYSIAFVVTENEVTGYKQQNYYAGGERGAMGGFEDLPPLVNIVYDDIARGIYQSYAGTLNSLPTTIVKGETYTYSYELTLPAEIKNKGNLEIIALLIDSTTKEIVNADKVKLTALTDVEQVRECSDINVFAEDGIIKVNGDYDSMQVYTTEGMEIANLQLYSGIYLVRVVVGNHIYIKKIAL
- a CDS encoding Omp28-related outer membrane protein — translated: MKKLYLLSLISCLSLLQGVAFAQSPWSPLCIRAGIEDDDMPDNLNLISIEDCKVKTGESFTLTGVVKSMTAIPVTSYEIKYVVGDREGGSQTFETALNINMLDTFRIEVPAIYENGEYTMQADISKVNGKAVDHEGNNAKQSIVICKEFIFPYKVVVEEGTGTWCGWCPMGIVSMREMKKKYPDSFIGIAAHYNDPLMPNSYSPIFDYFINFPSCIVNRNKKLVFSPSFEKLEEAFLSKLDKGTDAGITVTARYTSDAQKTVEVNANTMFDHSMGNAAYSIAFVVLENGVTGYKQTNAYAGGRNGKMGGFENLPGSVKMDFDDVARGIYKSYTGTLKSVPTQIIKGEAYTYTYELTLPDEIQNKGNLEIVALLIKSTTKEIVNADKVKLIALTDVEQVQEHSDISVFAEDGIIKINGDYDSMQIYTTEGKEIANSQLNSRVYLVRIVAGNHIYIKKIAL
- a CDS encoding helix-turn-helix transcriptional regulator, with product MNKDINRLKVVLAEKKRSNKWLAEQLGKDPGTVSKWCTNTMQPNLETLVKIAECLGVDIKDLLWSIKNDK